TGCGCCAGTGAAATGACTCTGATGCGCATCATTTTGTCAGAGAGCACGCCCAGCACCAGCCGACCGCTCAGATTGGCAATCGCGATGACCGTTACCGCGCTGGCAGCAGTCTGCGTGGAGAGGTGCACCAGCCCTTCGCCGATATCTTTCGCAACGCCTATCACATAGAGGCCGCTCATGCAGGCGGTCAGGAACATCAGCGCCAGCATCCAGTACTGCGGCAGTCGCACCGACTGTGCCAGCGTGTAATCCCGCGCATTCTGCTGGCCCTGCGTAGCAGCTCCGTTCTGCTGCAGTGGCGTTTCACGCATCAGCAGCGCACCGAGGATGATCATCGACATCGCCAGCACGCCCCAGATCATAAAGGTCTGCTCCAGACCGACCGTCGCCAGCAGCGCCCCGCAGATAAATTTGAACCCCAGGCTGCCCAGACCGTATGCGCCAATCGCACAGGCAGAGATCATCCCTTTGCGCTCCGGGAACCACTTCACGCAGTTTGACAGCGTCATCAGGTAACCCGCGCCATCGGCCAGACCCACCAGCAGGCCGGCACTGAAATAAAGCATCATCAGGTTATTCGCATGGGCGGTGAGCCAGAAACCCAGCGCCATCAACACACCCGCACCGATAGTGACGCGGCGTACTCCAAAACGTTCCTGTAATTTCCCGGCCAGCGAAGAGGCGATAGCCAGACCTAAACTCAGCAGGCCAAAAGAAAAAGCGACCTGACTGACGGGGGCATCCAGCTTCTGCGACAGCTGGCCGTTAAACAAACTCCATGTGTAGACTGACCCCAGCGCGAACTGAGTGATTACCGTGCCGAACAATGTAAGCCAGCGGGAACGCTGGTAAGAAGCCTGTTGAGTCTGGTTCATGATTTTTCTCTCCCGTCAGGGGAATCTGGAAACTGCAGTCAGAATAAAACAGTGATTCGCGCGCGTGAGCAGTAAAGGCATGAACGGAACGGATCAGGGAATGAAATGCCATTCAGGCGGTATGAATGGCATCGGAAAGGATTTGCGACGCCGCGTGAAGAGTAAGCAAAGCGGCAACTTAATGAATAAGCGTAATTAGCCGTAAGATAATGTTTCAGGCAGCTGTTTCTGTGAGCAGGTTTCCAGATTTTTTGCCAGGCTTACAGCTCACTTAACAGGAGGAAATATGAAAGACCGGACATATGAATCCAGCACCAGTGAGGATGACGTTTGCTGCATCATCGGTCAGGCGGTGATTGAACTCAGTACAGAACAACAGCCTGTGACCAAATCGACGCTGGCACTGAAACTCCTGTCGATGGCCGATCGTGACAGTGACGATGAGCGTGTTCTGCTCTACTGGATCGCGCGTAAAGCGATCAATCAACCACAGAAACTTCTTCAGCAGCAGTGGGCGTAATGCCTGTGCGGACGCGGGCCTGAGCCCGCTCCGTGTCAGATAGTGATCCGGCGACGGCTTGCCGGCCAGCGGGCAAACATCACGATATTGCCCAGCAAAATCATGACAAGGCCAGGGATGGCGCTGACATGCCACTCATACCCCTCAAAGCGGGTAGAAAGCGCCAGCGCAACCAGTGGAAATAACACGGTTGTATAAGCCGCCCGACTGGCGCCGATACGCCCCACCAGTGTGAAGTAAGCGCCGAAACCTATCACCGATCCCACAATGGCCAGATAGGTTAAGGCTCCAAGCCACTGCGTGTTCCAGGTTGGCTGCAGCGAAACACCCTGTAGCAGTGAGATCAAAGCCATCATCAGCGCACCGTATAACATGCCGTAACTGTTGGTTGTCAGCACGTCGCGTTGCAGACGCTGATGCCGCTGGCTGATCATATTGCCAAATGAAAATCCCAGCGTGCCCAGCGCACTCAAGCCAATTCCCCACATCAATCCGGCAGAAGCCTGCGTACTACGCAAATCGTGCCAGAACAACGCAACAATGCCCGCCATGCCCAGCACTATCGCCGGAATCAGACGCGCGGAAGGGCGCTGACGG
This genomic window from Pantoea sp. Lij88 contains:
- a CDS encoding MFS transporter, whose amino-acid sequence is MNQTQQASYQRSRWLTLFGTVITQFALGSVYTWSLFNGQLSQKLDAPVSQVAFSFGLLSLGLAIASSLAGKLQERFGVRRVTIGAGVLMALGFWLTAHANNLMMLYFSAGLLVGLADGAGYLMTLSNCVKWFPERKGMISACAIGAYGLGSLGFKFICGALLATVGLEQTFMIWGVLAMSMIILGALLMRETPLQQNGAATQGQQNARDYTLAQSVRLPQYWMLALMFLTACMSGLYVIGVAKDIGEGLVHLSTQTAASAVTVIAIANLSGRLVLGVLSDKMMRIRVISLAQIVSLIGMSVLLFTRMNEMTFFLSLACVAFSFGGTITVFPSLVSDFFGLNNLTKNYGLLYLGFGIGSVLGSLVASLFGGFTVTFSLIMTLLVLSLFLSLTIRLPQSSVTAEPVLQRH
- a CDS encoding EamA family transporter is translated as MNLFLYLSVVLIWGTTWIAIYAQQSAGISAVTVAVFWRFLLASLVMLLLLKLIKRLHSLTLQDHVFCMLQGCCVFGFNFVCFYYASGYISSGLESVIFSMAVMYNAINSWIFFRQRPSARLIPAIVLGMAGIVALFWHDLRSTQASAGLMWGIGLSALGTLGFSFGNMISQRHQRLQRDVLTTNSYGMLYGALMMALISLLQGVSLQPTWNTQWLGALTYLAIVGSVIGFGAYFTLVGRIGASRAAYTTVLFPLVALALSTRFEGYEWHVSAIPGLVMILLGNIVMFARWPASRRRITI